In Ruegeria sp. YS9, the genomic window GACAGTTTCACCATCCAGTCGGCAAAGGCCAGCGTCACCCACAGCGGCGCCTCGGGACCCGACAGCATGAAGGGCACGGGCTCCCACGCCCAGTTGATGGCAGCATCCGCATCGGCGCCAAAGAAGGTGACCGAGGCCGAGAAGGCGATGGTGAAGAACAAAGCGGTATCCAGCGCTGAACCTACCAGAGTCGATACCAGCGGCGCACGCCACCATTGACCGCCACGCATGGCGTTGAACACGGTGACGTCGGTCAGTTGCGCAATCAGGAAGGCGGTGCCCGAGGCCACGGCGATGCGCAGCGGCACGGCGGCATAGGTGAAGCCGTCGCCCTGAAGCATGATCTGGCTGCCGATCAGCGAGCAGATCACCCCGGTGACGAAGCCCGCGAAAACGACCTTGCGGGCCGGGCCCACACCATAGACGCGGTTCATGATGTCAGTGACCAGAAAGGCCAGCGGATAGGTGAAAGCACCCCAGGTCAACAGCCCGTCAAGGATCAGGAACTGGACCAGGATGTTCGAGGCCACGACGATGGCGGCCATGGCAATGATGCCGGGAATAAAGTTGCGTTGCATTTTTTGATGCCCGTTTTGACAAGGTAGCGGCGACTTGGCCAAGGGACCGTCCCGAGGCAGGCTGTGCGTTTAGACCTTCATCTGCCGCGTGTCAATCGGGCAGCAGATACTCGACCAACTCGGTCCGTTGCAGCGCCAGAAAGTTGTCGTCCGAGATCATCGTGGCCCGCAAACGTCCCTGATCATCCCGCCAGATCGACAAGCCTTCGAGGTTGTCATGCGCGCCCGTTCCGGTTTCGAACAGGGTTTTCTCGGCGTTTGGCATGTCGCCTGCCAGATCCCACCGCCGCAGGCGCGAGCGAAACCCGATTGCCGAGAGGCTTCGCTCCAACACATAAAACCGCCCATCAGGACCGAAATCAGCGGCAACCGGCTTGAACCAACCGCGCTGGGGCAGAACAAAAGGGGTCGACCAGGTTTGGCCATTCCAGCGATAGACGGGAATATCTCCGCCCGAGGTGCGGTTTGTTTCCGGCAACGTATACAGCCGCCCGCGCCCATCGATGGCCAAACCTTCAAAGGACCCGTTGTCGGCGAGATGCTGAAATGCCTGCGGGCGTGGCAATACACGCGCCTTCGTGCCCGGTGCGGGGTAATGGGCGACGCGGTGCACCCCTTCGAATGAGATATAGAACCCACCGTCAGGAGCCGCCGCAATCCCTTCGGAATCGCCAACGCCGCCTGACATGATATGACCATTGCTGGACAGAACCGGCCATTGCCCCAGAATGCGAAGGCCGGTGATCTCTCCATCAAGACGCTCAATGCGCGCCGTCACCAACCGCGCCCGGTCGCTCAGCGCCATCATCTGCTGCCCATTGTCGGAAATGTGCAGCGCCGAGAATCCACCGAACCAATCCGCCTTGTCACGCCATGCAAAACTGCTTTGATGTGTGGCGGTTTTGACATCCACTCCAAGGGCCGCCGTGGCCAGAAACAGTGCCGCACCTACTTGGATTGCAAGACTGAGGCGCATTGTTTCGGCAAATCGGCCAGCACATATTCCCGGCGTTTCTTGGGCGGCGGCGCGTTCGGGTCGGGCGGCGGCGGGTTCAGGATGTTACGCACCCATTGTTGCGCCTCGGCACAGCCATCGCCCTTGGGAGGTGCGTCCTGGTTGACGCATCCCTTTGATCCTCTTGGGCATTTCAGGCGCACATGGAAGTGGTAGTGATGCCCCCACCAGGGCCTGATCTTGCGCAGGTAGGCCCGGTTGCCTTTTTCATCGTTGCACATCTGAACTTTCGCGCCGGGGAACACGAAGATACGTGCCACGCGCTTGTCCTTGGCGGCTTCGCGCAGCACCGCGTGGTGCTGTTTGGTCCAGTTGCTGTTGACGTAGGCACCGTTCGAGCGGCGCAGCGATACGGACGAAATATTCTCGCGCGCCTTGCGCGACAGGCGCATGTTGTCACCCGGAAGCATCCAGATATCGATATCCAGCCCCAGCTGGTGCGAGCGGTGGCCCGAAGTCATTGGCCCACCCCGCGGCTGGCTGATATCCCCGATATAGAGACCGTTCCAACCCGGCTGTTTCGCCGCGAACCGGCTGAGGTCCTGCACGTAATCGATTGCCTCGGGATGCCCCCAGTTGCGATTGCGCGACAGCCGCATTGCCTGCCACGTGGGCCCGGTTTCGGGCAATTGTACCGATCCGGCCGCACATCCGCGCGAATAACTGCCGAACGCCGCTGCTTTTTGTTGCGAGCTTACCTTCTGTGCCCCGAACAACTGCTTTGCCAAGGGCTGCGCTGATGCCGTATGTGCCAGCGCGGCTATTACCAGTAGTGCAAAAAAACGTAATAAAATCATCTGCTCTGATCCCCTTCAGGTCTGACCCAGCGCATCAGGAATAGACCCAGAATAAACAACAGAATGATTGGTGACACCCCCAGACGCGCACTGCCGGTTGCGGTTGTTGCAATCCCGATCAACAACGGGGCCGCAAAAGCGGTCGCGCGCCCCGACAGACCATAAAGACCAAAGCTTTCGACCGGGGTTTCGGGGTCGGTGTGGCGCACCATCATCG contains:
- a CDS encoding queuosine precursor transporter → MQRNFIPGIIAMAAIVVASNILVQFLILDGLLTWGAFTYPLAFLVTDIMNRVYGVGPARKVVFAGFVTGVICSLIGSQIMLQGDGFTYAAVPLRIAVASGTAFLIAQLTDVTVFNAMRGGQWWRAPLVSTLVGSALDTALFFTIAFSASVTFFGADADAAINWAWEPVPFMLSGPEAPLWVTLAFADWMVKLSLALIALIPFKVIVARLTAAQPA
- a CDS encoding esterase-like activity of phytase family protein codes for the protein MRLSLAIQVGAALFLATAALGVDVKTATHQSSFAWRDKADWFGGFSALHISDNGQQMMALSDRARLVTARIERLDGEITGLRILGQWPVLSSNGHIMSGGVGDSEGIAAAPDGGFYISFEGVHRVAHYPAPGTKARVLPRPQAFQHLADNGSFEGLAIDGRGRLYTLPETNRTSGGDIPVYRWNGQTWSTPFVLPQRGWFKPVAADFGPDGRFYVLERSLSAIGFRSRLRRWDLAGDMPNAEKTLFETGTGAHDNLEGLSIWRDDQGRLRATMISDDNFLALQRTELVEYLLPD
- the mepA gene encoding penicillin-insensitive murein endopeptidase, whose product is MILLRFFALLVIAALAHTASAQPLAKQLFGAQKVSSQQKAAAFGSYSRGCAAGSVQLPETGPTWQAMRLSRNRNWGHPEAIDYVQDLSRFAAKQPGWNGLYIGDISQPRGGPMTSGHRSHQLGLDIDIWMLPGDNMRLSRKARENISSVSLRRSNGAYVNSNWTKQHHAVLREAAKDKRVARIFVFPGAKVQMCNDEKGNRAYLRKIRPWWGHHYHFHVRLKCPRGSKGCVNQDAPPKGDGCAEAQQWVRNILNPPPPDPNAPPPKKRREYVLADLPKQCASVLQSK